The genomic window CTTTCCTTTTCCTCTATATCCTTAATGATATCCTGACCGCCGGAGATGATATTTCTCAGACTGTCAAGCTGATCGTTAAATCCGTCTTTGATTATTCCGCCGTCCTTGATATTTACAGGCGGCTCATCAACTATTGCATTTTCAACAAGGTTTGAAATAGCATCAAGTGTTGATATCCTGCTGTTGCAGTCTTTTAGCAGCTTTGTGTCAAATGAGGAAAGGATGCTCTTTATTGCAGGAAGTTTAAGCGCAGTGAGCGAAAGTGATTTAAGATCTCTCGGATTAGCTGTCTTATACATGACCCTTGTCATCAGACGCTCTATATCATAAACACCTGAAAGAAGCTCCTTAAGCTCACCAAGCTCGACAGGAGTAGAAGTCAGCACCTCTACAGCATTGAGTCTTTCGATTATCTTAACAGGATTTATAAGCGGCTGCTCAATGCAGGTCTTGAGCATTCTCTTGCCCATTGATGTCTTGGTGTGGTCAAGCACCCATATGAGAGAGCCTTTTCTCTCTTTATTCCTGAGAGTTTCTACCAGCTCAAGATTTCTTCTTGCTGTAAAGCCTATAGTCATTACAGGGTCACTTTCGTGCTTTTGCAGCTTTGAAAACCTGCCCACGACTGTCTTCTGCGTTTCCTTAATATATGTAAACAATCCGCTGACTGCGCAAGCGCCGACAGAGTTTTCATCAAGCCCTATCATATCAAGGCTATCGACCGAGAACTGCTTGCATATATCATTATAATGTCTTGAAGCTGAGAACTGGCCTTCTTCAAGCAGTGTGACAGATGCCTTTATCTTCTGCTTGATAAATGACATACAGTCCTTAAGTGATAGCACACCGTCATTTATCAGAACCTCAACAGGTGAAAACCTTGCAAGCTCATTTATCGCAGATGTAACGAGCTCCTTGCCCTCCACCTCAAAAAGATGTGCTTCACCGGTAGAGATATCCGCCAGACAAAGCGATGCTTGCTTAGCTTTGACATAAAAGCAGCACAGATAATTATTCGATGTCTCGTCAAGCATACTGTCTTCTATGACAGTACCCGGTGTGATTACTCTTATTACATCACGTTTGACAAGTGTTTTGGTGTTTGCAGGGTCTTCGAGCTGTTCGCAAACTGCGACCATAAAGCCTGTTTCTATGAGCTTTTTTGCATATTCATCGCAGGCGTGGAAAGGCACGCCGCACATAGGCGCACGGTCATCAAGACCACAGTCCTTACCGGTAAGAGTAAGACCTATAGCCTTTGATACCATAACAGCATCATCAAAAAACATCTCATAAAAATCGCCCACTCTGAAAAAGAGAACATAGTCTTTATAATTATCCTTGATATCAAGGTATTGCTTCATCATAGGCGAAAGCCGTGATCTGTCGATATCCTCTATCCTCATCAAAAAGCCTCTTTCTATATGCACCAGTTTGTGCATAACATAAAACTAAAACCTATTACACGCTTATTATCAGCCGCAGCCGCCGCATGAAGCGCATGAGCCCGAGCAAGATGATACAGGCGGCTCGTCAGGAAGCTCCATAGGGTCTTTGCCGTTTGCGCTGTTTGTAATGATGTAATTAACAGCTGTGAGCATCTTCTCAAATGCTTCCTTTGTCTCGTTATATTTTACCATGCAGGGATTAGCCATTATCTCCTGATATATCTCACCTATCTCATCATCAAGAGAGGTAAGTATCTCAGCGCTCTTGTCCTCCTTGCGCATCTGCTCATTAAGAGCACGTCTTTTCATATTGAATACACCGATAAGTCTCTGAAGCTCAGGGTCATTATCGTTAGCTCTTGCTGCATCGTAGAATGCAGTGTATCTCTCGTCCTGCTGTATTATTGCTCCAAGCTCCTTGGCTTTTTCTATAACTGTCATGATCATTCAGTCCCTTTCTTTTATATCAGTTCGCCAAACAATGCCCAGTTGGCGAATTTATTTATCCTGACTGTGACAAAGCTGCCTATGAGGCTATCGTCACCGTCAAATTCCACTATTATGCCTTCGGTATTCCTTGCAGCAAGCTGCATCTGTCTGCCCTTGCTTTCAACAAGAACAGTTATCTCCTTGTCAAGAAATCTTGAAAACAGCCGCTGTGTGTTCTCACGCTGTTCAAGCAGCAGCTCACGAAGCCTCAGGCCCTTTGTTTTATCATCAGTATCATCGGGCATCACTGCCGCAGGTGTACCGCTTCTTCTCGAATAAACAAAGGAATATATATTGTCATATCCCACACGCCTGATAAGAGTCTTTGTCATTTCAAACTCTTCCTGTGTTTCACCGGGGAAGCCGACTATCAGATCGGTCGTAAATGAGAAATCGCTCTTTTTATTTCTTGCATAGTCTATTATCTTAAGATAATCCTGCGCTGTATACCGCCTGTTCATCAGCTTTAATATCCTGTCAGAGCCAGCCTGAACGGGAAGATGAAGATGCTTGCATATATGCTTGCTTTCAAGTATCGTATCAATAAGCTCATGTGTCGCATCTTTCGGGTGAGAAGACATAAACCTTATCCAGTAGTCACCCTCTATCTTATCTATCTCCCTAAGCAGTTCAGGGAAACCATAACTATATGAGTTGACATTCTGCCCGAGAAGTGTTATCTCTTTATAACCTTCCGAGATCAGCTTTCTGACCTCGCTGATGACAGCCTCAGGTTTTCTGCTGCGTTCTCTGCCACGAACATACGGAACGATACAGTAAGTACAGAAGTTATTGCACCCGTACATTATAGGAACAAAGGCCTTTATCCTGCTGTCTCTGATCTGAACAAAATCCTCAGAGATCTCTGATACCCTTTCACTCAGCTCGAAGACACGCTTTTTGCTGTTGATAACAGTATAAAGCATCTCATACAGTCTGTCATAAGCAAATGTACCGAATACAAGGTCTACCTGCCTGTATGATGCCTTTATCTTTTCTGCAACGTGTTCAAGCTGTGCCATACAGCCGCAGACACCTATTATAACGTCCTTGTTCTTTTCTTTCAGATGCTTAAGATCGCCAACTGCACCATAAACAGTGTTCTCAGCATTCTCTCTGACAGCACAGGTGTTGAAAATAATAAGCTGCGCTTGCTCGTTATCATCAGTAAACTCATAGCCTATAAGCGAAAGCTGACCTTTGAGCTTTTCACCGTCAGAAACATTCTGCTGGCAGCCAAAGCTGTATACATATGCAAGCGGCCTGTGCCCGTTTGTTTCAAGAT from Ruminococcus sp. NK3A76 includes these protein-coding regions:
- the mutS gene encoding DNA mismatch repair protein MutS, with translation MRIEDIDRSRLSPMMKQYLDIKDNYKDYVLFFRVGDFYEMFFDDAVMVSKAIGLTLTGKDCGLDDRAPMCGVPFHACDEYAKKLIETGFMVAVCEQLEDPANTKTLVKRDVIRVITPGTVIEDSMLDETSNNYLCCFYVKAKQASLCLADISTGEAHLFEVEGKELVTSAINELARFSPVEVLINDGVLSLKDCMSFIKQKIKASVTLLEEGQFSASRHYNDICKQFSVDSLDMIGLDENSVGACAVSGLFTYIKETQKTVVGRFSKLQKHESDPVMTIGFTARRNLELVETLRNKERKGSLIWVLDHTKTSMGKRMLKTCIEQPLINPVKIIERLNAVEVLTSTPVELGELKELLSGVYDIERLMTRVMYKTANPRDLKSLSLTALKLPAIKSILSSFDTKLLKDCNSRISTLDAISNLVENAIVDEPPVNIKDGGIIKDGFNDQLDSLRNIISGGQDIIKDIEEKEREKTGIKNLKVGYSRPYGYYIEVTKSYYDLVPDNYTRRQTLTNCERFITEELKIAENTILGASDKVKTLEADIFCEIRDFVSTQLRLVQETAGAVAMVDVLCSFATAAINNNYTKPEVALDGNIEIKGGRHPVVELMQKDELFVPNDAYLNTTTNRMSIITGPNMSGKSTYMRQVALITLMTQIGCFVPADHARISVVDQIFTRIGASDDLTAGQSTFMVEMSEVADIVKHATKNSLVILDEVGRGTSTFDGISIAKSVCEFISQSRSLGCKTLFATHYHELIELENELEGVKNYSVAVKRKGEDIIFLRKIVEGGTDESYGIEVAKLAGLPNKIIKRSKELLDQMKEESLRLIANSEKKEDTSQLSFSNLGHEEVINRIKRTNVDEMTDEELREFHKELLKYL
- a CDS encoding YlbF family regulator, whose protein sequence is MTVIEKAKELGAIIQQDERYTAFYDAARANDNDPELQRLIGVFNMKRRALNEQMRKEDKSAEILTSLDDEIGEIYQEIMANPCMVKYNETKEAFEKMLTAVNYIITNSANGKDPMELPDEPPVSSCSGSCASCGGCG
- the miaB gene encoding tRNA (N6-isopentenyl adenosine(37)-C2)-methylthiotransferase MiaB, with product MENTVKTDAQAGLRRYCDDYLETNGHRPLAYVYSFGCQQNVSDGEKLKGQLSLIGYEFTDDNEQAQLIIFNTCAVRENAENTVYGAVGDLKHLKEKNKDVIIGVCGCMAQLEHVAEKIKASYRQVDLVFGTFAYDRLYEMLYTVINSKKRVFELSERVSEISEDFVQIRDSRIKAFVPIMYGCNNFCTYCIVPYVRGRERSRKPEAVISEVRKLISEGYKEITLLGQNVNSYSYGFPELLREIDKIEGDYWIRFMSSHPKDATHELIDTILESKHICKHLHLPVQAGSDRILKLMNRRYTAQDYLKIIDYARNKKSDFSFTTDLIVGFPGETQEEFEMTKTLIRRVGYDNIYSFVYSRRSGTPAAVMPDDTDDKTKGLRLRELLLEQRENTQRLFSRFLDKEITVLVESKGRQMQLAARNTEGIIVEFDGDDSLIGSFVTVRINKFANWALFGELI